One Manihot esculenta cultivar AM560-2 chromosome 6, M.esculenta_v8, whole genome shotgun sequence DNA segment encodes these proteins:
- the LOC110617347 gene encoding uncharacterized protein LOC110617347: MCMKDEYMFLTIIIPGPKNPKEKLDVYMQPLVQELKELWAIGVNTYNAFQQNNFTMRAALIWTISDFPAYSMLSGHRKFLPDDHPFRRNKISFIKNRSVSKSSSPIRTGEYLLKEIDQIGLRRVIDIDSHEINCRLSKRTGWRKRSILWDLPYWSSNMIRHNLDVMHIEKNVFENIFNTVMNVEGKTKDNIKSREDLNEICRRPELKKDPISGKYPKACYCLDNQSKMILCDWLKTLKFPDGFVSNLGRCVDSRKLRLFGMKSHDCHVFMQRILPIALKEFLPNNVWQPITELSNFFRELTSTTLTNGDMQRLNEQILVILCKLERVFPPSLFDSIEHLPVHLAYEALIAGPVQYRYLRKLKNNVKNKARVEGSICNAYLVEEAGAFSAHYFEAHVMTRHRKVPRNLHEFVSDDDIPGKLSIFKCTGRTIGKGKSRYMTEDEIQAAQTYILLNCPEVKTYIDIYVERVKLAQPNITDAAVDEKLEREFVQWFYKYAHELQNNVQNQLIQDLAKGPLRSVTTFNGYCVNGCKFNTINRSSSRNSMNFGVCIKGSNYSSEESDYYGQLVEVLRLEYPGLPIKRTVLFKCDWFDPTPNTGTKVHRQYRIVDINNKHRYSKYEPFVLASQATQVVYASYPSKRRDKNDWWAVMKVKGRPVVEVSQTSSKTYEPFQEDDQDYAEVNIDDINQQHCLNDSSGGMTEIYDDISTEEDEFLSDPDFDADADGDNEFNSCESD, from the exons ATGTGTATGAAAGATGAGTACATGTTCCTGACAATTATAATACCTGGTCCCAAGAATCCGAAAGAGAAGCTTGATGTGTACATGCAACCATTAGtgcaagaattgaaagaactttgGGCAATTGGTGTGAATACTTACAATGCTTTCCAGCAGAACAATTTTACTATGCGTGCTGCATTAATTTGGACTATAAGTGACTTCCCTGCTTATTCAATGCTCTCAGG TCATCGGAAGTTCTTGCCTGACGACCACCCTTTCCGTCGAAACAAgatatcttttattaaaaacagAAGTGTATCGAAGTCATCGTCGCCAATTAGAACTGGGGAATACTTGCTAAAAGAAATTGACCAAATTGGGTTGAGGCGGGTTATAGACATTGATAGTCATGAAATAAATTGTCGGCTTTCAAAAAGAACTGGTTGGCGTAAACGGAGCATATTATGGGATTTGCCATATTGGTCTTCAAATATGATTCGCCACAATCTTGATGTAATGCACATTGAAAAGAatgtatttgaaaatatttttaatacagtTATGAATGTGGAGGGGAAGACAAAAGACAATATAAAATCAAGGGAagatttaaatgaaatatgTAGGAGACCAGAATTGAAGAAAGATCCAATTAGCGGAAAATATCCAAAAGCATGTTATTGTTTGGATAACCAATCGAAGATGATACTGTGTGATTGGCTTAAAACACTCAAATTCCCTGACGGATTTGTTTCCAATCTAGGGAGATGTGTTGATAGTCGGAAGCTTAGACTTTTTGGTATGAAAAGCCACGACTGTCATGTTTTCATGCAACGAATTCTTCCTATAGCTCTCAAAGAGTTCTTACCAAATAATGTTTGGCAACCAATAACAGAGCTTAGCAATTTCTTTAGAGAACTCACCTCAACTACACTTACTAATGGGGACATGCAACGGTTAAATGAACAAATTCTTGTGATCCTTTGTAAGCTTGAACGAGTTTTCCCTCCAAGTCTGTTTGATTCAATAGAACATTTACCAGTACACCTTGCATATGAGGCATTAATTGCAGGACCAGTACAATATCG ATACTTGAGAAAGTTAAAGAACAATGTCAAAAATAAAGCAAGGGTTGAAGGTTCAATATGCAATGCTTACTTGGTAGAAGAAGCAGGTGCATTTTCTGCTCATTACTTTGAAGCACATGTAATGACCAGACATCGAAAGGTTCCACGCAACTTGCATGAATTTGTCTCTGATGATGACATACCGGGTAAATTAAGCATATTCAAATGCACAGGTAGAACTATCGGAAAAGGAAAATCTAGATATATGACTGAAGATGAAATCCAAGCTGCTCAAACATATATTCTATTAAATTGTCCAGAGgtgaaaacatatattga CATTTATGTGGAGCGAGTAAAGTTGGCACAACCAAATATCACAGATGCAGCTGTTGATGAAAAACTAGAGAGAGAGTTTGTCCAATGGTTTTACAAGTATGCCCATGAATTGCAAAACAATGTACAAAATCAGCTTATACAAGATCTGGCAAAGGGACCACTCAGAAGTGTCACCACTTTTAATGGGTATTGTGTTAATGGATGTAAATTCAACACAATCAATAGAAGTTCAAGTAGAAACTCAATGAATTTTGGTGTATGTATAAAAGGGAGTAATTACAGTTCTGAAGAAAGTGACTACTATGGACAGTTGGTCGAGGTGTTGCGATTGGAGTATCCAGGGCTACCAATTAAGCGGACTGTACTTTTCAAATGTGATTGGTTTGATCCAACACCAAATACGGGCACCAAGGTGCATAGACAGTATAGAATTGTTGATATTAACAATAAGCATAGATATAGTAAGTACGAGCCATTTGTATTGGCCTCTCAGGCAACACAAGTCGTTTATGCTTCATACCCGAGCAAGCGTCGTGACAAAAATGATTGGTGGGCTGTGATGAAAGTTAAAGGTAGACCCGTTGTTGAAGTATCTCAAACATCTTCAAAGACATATGAACCTTTTCAAGAAGATGACCAAGATTATGCTGAAGTAAATATAGATGATATTAATCAACAACACTGCCTGAATGATTCTAGCGGAGGAATGACTGAGATTTATGATGACATTTCGACAGAGGAAGACGAATTCCTTAGTGACcctgattttgatgcagatgcAGATGGTGATAATGAGTTCAATTCATGTGAATCAGACTAA
- the LOC122723779 gene encoding uncharacterized protein LOC122723779, with the protein MCWVLFCDEEDKELGRQQAPGSCPYCGGKVLAMDVERKWSFCFLPISYKIKRKYLCSLCSRRLELYH; encoded by the coding sequence atgtgtTGGGTTTTGTTTTGTGACGAAGAGGATAAAGAGTTAGGCAGGCAACAAGCTCCTGGATCATGTCCCTATTGTGGAGGAAAAGTTTTAGCCATGGATGTTGAAAGAAAATGGAGTTTCTGCTTTTTGCCCATTTCTTACAAAATCAAAAGAAAGTATCTTTGCTCTTTATGTTCCAGGCGTTTGGAATTATATCATTGA
- the LOC122723899 gene encoding uncharacterized protein LOC122723899, with protein sequence MRERTKMCWVLFCDEEEIELGRQQAPGSCPHCGGKVQAMDVETKWSFCFLPVSYKIKRKYFCSLCSRRLELYH encoded by the coding sequence ATGAGAGAGAGAACAAAAATGTGTTGGGTTTTGTTTTGTGATGAAGAAGAGATAGAGTTAGGTAGGCAGCAAGCTCCTGGATCATGTCCCCACTGTGGAGGAAAAGTTCAGGCCATGGATGTTGAAACAAAATGGAGTTTCTGCTTTTTGCCTGTTTCTTACAAAATCAAAAGAAAGtatttttgttctttatgtTCCAGGCGTTTGGAGTTATACCATTGA